One Phenylobacterium hankyongense DNA segment encodes these proteins:
- the glp gene encoding gephyrin-like molybdotransferase Glp has protein sequence MKLLSVDDARARMLAEVEPRPAETVTLAAAIGRVLAEDVAAVRDQPPFAASAMDGWAVRAADTPGALKIVGESAAGHGYEATVGAGEAVRIFTGAALPDGCDAMVIQEDAERAGDAVRVPQVASGHYIRPAGGDFRAGSVLLKRGQRIDPWRLSLAASAGRAEVQVHARPRVALLSTGEEIVEPPGVPGRFQIYDSGAPALAAMVEAWGATVTRAKPVRDELEAVVAALEAAEAELIVTVGGASVGDHDLVRAAAQALGLALKVESVNVRPGKPTFFGVLEDGRRLLGLPGNPASAFVCAEMFLKPLVARYLGASPEPATITARLAQDLPANGPREHWMRAKLDHVDGGVSVRPYRDQDSSLVSVFAASDALLRRRSGAAAAAAGDVVEVLPLARA, from the coding sequence ATGAAACTTCTATCCGTCGATGATGCGCGCGCCCGGATGCTGGCCGAGGTCGAGCCGCGTCCCGCCGAGACCGTGACGCTCGCCGCCGCCATCGGCCGGGTGCTGGCCGAGGATGTCGCCGCCGTCCGCGACCAGCCGCCGTTCGCCGCCTCGGCCATGGACGGCTGGGCGGTCCGCGCCGCCGACACGCCGGGCGCGCTGAAGATCGTCGGCGAGAGCGCGGCGGGCCACGGCTACGAGGCCACGGTGGGCGCGGGCGAGGCGGTGCGGATCTTCACCGGCGCGGCCTTACCGGACGGCTGCGACGCCATGGTCATCCAGGAGGACGCCGAGCGCGCCGGCGACGCGGTGCGCGTGCCGCAGGTGGCGTCGGGCCACTACATCCGCCCGGCCGGCGGCGATTTCCGGGCCGGGAGCGTGCTGCTAAAGCGCGGCCAGCGGATCGACCCCTGGCGGCTGTCGCTGGCCGCTTCGGCCGGCCGGGCCGAGGTCCAGGTCCACGCCCGGCCGCGGGTGGCGCTGCTCTCCACCGGCGAGGAGATCGTCGAGCCACCAGGCGTGCCCGGCCGCTTCCAGATCTACGATTCCGGCGCCCCGGCGCTGGCCGCCATGGTCGAGGCCTGGGGGGCGACCGTCACCCGCGCCAAGCCGGTCCGCGACGAGCTGGAGGCGGTGGTCGCCGCGCTGGAGGCCGCCGAGGCCGAGCTGATCGTCACCGTTGGCGGCGCCTCGGTGGGCGACCACGACCTGGTGCGCGCCGCCGCCCAGGCGCTGGGCCTCGCCCTGAAGGTGGAGAGCGTCAACGTCCGGCCCGGCAAGCCGACCTTCTTCGGGGTGCTGGAAGACGGCCGGCGGCTGCTAGGCCTGCCCGGCAACCCGGCCTCGGCCTTCGTCTGCGCCGAGATGTTCCTGAAGCCCCTCGTCGCCCGCTATCTGGGCGCCTCGCCGGAGCCGGCGACGATCACCGCGCGACTGGCGCAGGACCTGCCCGCCAACGGCCCGCGCGAGCACTGGATGCGGGCGAAGCTCGACCACGTCGATGGCGGGGTCAGCGTGCGGCCCTATCGCGATCAGGACTCGTCGCTGGTCAGCGTGTTCGCCGCCTCCGACGCCCTGCTGCGACGCCGGTCCGGGGCGGCGGCGGCGGCGGCCGGCGACGTGGTCGAGGTGCTGCCGCTGGCGCGCGCATAG
- a CDS encoding bifunctional regulator KidO, protein MMSPLNKLGLGSGQFGLDQQATSRGRPRDAEAREILAIAARSGLPVLEIGRHPHSAEITLGQVLPRPNPFRTTVTTVRPDRGPDLAEAELRAQLRRLGVETVDTILAPSVTDLLSPNGPALWDRMRALKDAGLCRKIGVSVYASDDPVHLARRMKPDVVQAPASLLDQRLLIDGTLAELADMGVEVQLRSIFLNGLLFLPPDRAPNHLKAAAGRISRARRLIAEGRSDPLQAALGFALSRPEASTVLVGVASAAEMSAVIAAASTPPPDLDWDEMAIDDPIALDPRAWAAA, encoded by the coding sequence ATGATGTCACCGCTTAACAAGCTTGGGCTCGGGTCCGGGCAATTCGGTCTCGACCAGCAGGCGACCTCCCGGGGCCGTCCGCGCGACGCCGAGGCCCGCGAGATCCTCGCCATCGCCGCCCGTTCGGGTCTGCCGGTGCTGGAGATCGGCCGCCATCCGCATTCCGCCGAGATCACCCTCGGCCAGGTGCTGCCGCGCCCCAATCCCTTCCGCACGACCGTCACCACCGTGCGTCCGGACCGTGGTCCGGACCTCGCCGAGGCCGAGCTGCGCGCCCAGCTGCGCCGGCTGGGCGTCGAGACGGTGGACACCATCCTGGCGCCGTCGGTCACCGACCTGCTCAGCCCCAACGGCCCGGCGCTCTGGGACCGCATGCGCGCCCTGAAGGACGCCGGCCTGTGCCGCAAGATCGGCGTCTCAGTCTACGCCTCCGACGATCCGGTGCATCTCGCCCGCCGCATGAAGCCCGACGTGGTGCAGGCCCCCGCCTCGCTGCTCGACCAGCGCCTGCTGATCGACGGCACGCTGGCCGAGCTCGCCGACATGGGCGTCGAAGTGCAGCTGCGCTCGATCTTCCTGAACGGCCTGTTGTTCTTGCCGCCCGACCGCGCGCCCAACCACCTGAAGGCCGCGGCCGGCCGCATCTCCCGCGCCCGCCGGCTGATCGCCGAAGGCCGCTCCGACCCCCTGCAGGCCGCCCTGGGCTTCGCCCTGTCGCGGCCGGAAGCCTCCACCGTCCTGGTGGGCGTGGCCTCGGCCGCGGAGATGTCGGCGGTGATCGCCGCCGCCTCCACCCCGCCGCCGGACCTCGACTGGGACGAGATGGCCATCGACGACCCCATCGCCCTCGACCCCCGCGCCTGGGCGGCGGCGTAA
- a CDS encoding TonB-dependent receptor plug domain-containing protein, translating to MRSLLISTVALAAALPACAFAEDASPPTALDELIVTATRLPSRLDLVTGAHVIDQAELEARQTVFVTDALATVPGVGITRNGAFGGVAAIRIRGAGPDKTLVLIDGVPAGDPADPNGTFDPSAVQAADLERVEVLSGPQGSLWGSEAIGGVVAFTTRELSGWALEAEGGSFGTARGFAGAGVSTEAYALNGSVAAFHTDGISKAASGTEKDGFDTVTANLGGRLRVSDAVRLDGRLRYTNSDIAIDGYAPPTYLLGDTSDRNKSRAWSGFGRATVDGAWGLTHELSFSDYDLTRDNLSAFPSRYTAQRQVWRWTAAHGGPGDAAAFVVGAERNDTHADLAGRTSADLSTTSAFGVLRTQVLERLTLTGSARYDDPDAFKARGTGRLSAALALGGGFTATASAGQGFKTPTISQVVCDFCFAPPVPLRPEVADGYDLRLGWRSPDGRLSGAVTGYRLNVRDQISYVASRYVNIARTRSTGVEAEADAQLSDAWRVRVAYSWTDAIDVTTGKSLLRVPDRSGAASLFWTNDPWAATLTVRGESSQSDTDVDGFSPIVRKGFVTADLAGSYRLNARVTLTARVENLTDQRYQETYGYAEPGRAIYLGVKLRD from the coding sequence ATGCGGTCTCTGCTCATATCCACCGTGGCCCTCGCCGCGGCTCTTCCCGCCTGCGCCTTCGCCGAGGACGCGTCGCCCCCGACCGCCCTGGACGAACTGATCGTCACCGCCACCCGCCTGCCGAGCCGGCTGGACCTGGTGACCGGCGCCCACGTCATCGACCAGGCCGAGCTGGAGGCGCGCCAGACGGTGTTCGTCACCGACGCGCTCGCCACCGTCCCCGGCGTCGGGATCACCCGCAACGGCGCCTTCGGCGGCGTCGCCGCCATCCGCATCCGCGGCGCCGGACCGGACAAGACCCTGGTGCTGATCGACGGCGTGCCGGCCGGCGATCCCGCCGACCCCAACGGCACCTTCGACCCCTCGGCCGTGCAGGCGGCCGACCTGGAGCGGGTGGAGGTGCTCTCCGGCCCGCAAGGGTCGCTGTGGGGCTCGGAAGCCATCGGCGGCGTGGTGGCCTTCACCACCCGCGAACTGTCCGGCTGGGCGCTGGAGGCCGAGGGCGGCTCGTTCGGCACGGCCCGCGGCTTCGCCGGCGCCGGGGTCAGCACCGAGGCCTACGCCCTGAACGGCTCGGTGGCGGCCTTCCACACCGACGGCATCTCCAAGGCCGCCTCGGGCACGGAGAAGGACGGCTTCGACACCGTCACCGCCAACCTCGGCGGCCGCCTCCGGGTCAGCGACGCCGTGCGGCTGGACGGGCGGCTGCGCTACACCAACAGCGACATCGCCATCGACGGCTACGCGCCGCCGACCTACCTGCTGGGCGACACCTCGGACCGCAACAAGAGCCGGGCGTGGTCGGGCTTCGGCCGGGCAACCGTCGACGGCGCATGGGGGCTGACCCACGAGCTGAGCTTCAGCGACTACGACCTGACGCGCGACAACCTGTCGGCCTTCCCCTCCCGCTACACGGCGCAGCGGCAGGTGTGGCGCTGGACCGCGGCGCACGGAGGTCCGGGCGACGCCGCCGCCTTCGTGGTCGGGGCGGAGCGCAACGACACCCACGCCGACCTCGCCGGCCGCACCAGCGCCGACCTCTCGACGACCTCGGCGTTCGGGGTGCTGCGCACGCAGGTGCTGGAGCGGCTAACGCTGACCGGCAGCGCCCGCTACGACGACCCGGACGCCTTCAAGGCGCGCGGCACGGGGCGGCTGTCGGCGGCGCTGGCGCTGGGCGGCGGCTTCACCGCCACCGCTTCGGCGGGGCAGGGCTTCAAGACCCCGACCATCAGCCAGGTGGTCTGCGACTTCTGCTTCGCCCCGCCCGTGCCCCTGCGGCCGGAGGTGGCGGACGGCTATGACCTGCGGCTCGGCTGGCGCTCGCCGGACGGGCGGCTGTCGGGCGCCGTGACCGGCTACCGGCTGAACGTCCGCGACCAGATCAGCTACGTGGCCTCGCGCTACGTGAACATCGCCCGCACCCGCTCGACGGGAGTGGAGGCGGAGGCCGACGCCCAACTCTCCGACGCCTGGCGCGTGCGGGTGGCCTACAGCTGGACCGACGCCATCGACGTCACCACCGGCAAGAGCCTGCTGCGGGTTCCGGACCGCTCGGGCGCGGCCAGCCTGTTCTGGACGAACGATCCGTGGGCCGCGACGCTGACCGTGCGCGGCGAGTCCAGCCAGTCGGACACCGACGTCGACGGCTTCTCGCCGATCGTGCGCAAGGGCTTCGTCACCGCCGACCTGGCCGGCTCCTACCGGCTGAACGCCCGGGTGACGCTCACCGCCCGCGTCGAGAACCTCACCGACCAGCGCTACCAGGAGACCTACGGCTACGCCGAGCCCGGCCGGGCCATCTATCTGGGGGTGAAGCTCAGGGACTAA
- a CDS encoding polysaccharide deacetylase has protein sequence MNLQRTLLDIELQHWRRAGRPARLWWRDDDARGPTPALERLLALSLWHGVPLTLAVIPDEDPASLTWSLATCPLATVAQHGVDHTNRRDGQAAGEFPHEWRRLRVATQLRAGWARLQALPGAQPVFVPPWNDIHPELPGALEDCGYLGWSAWADAGDRGPLPRIDAHLDLLRWKSGVRFRGEGRFLEAFRAALRARRRAGRWEAPIGLLTHHLDHDEAAWVFLAEFLDWTRARPELAWRSLGELLAEQAGARHQAA, from the coding sequence TTGAACCTGCAACGAACGCTGCTGGACATCGAGCTCCAGCACTGGCGCCGGGCCGGACGCCCGGCGCGCCTATGGTGGCGCGACGACGACGCGCGGGGGCCGACGCCCGCGCTCGAGCGCCTGCTGGCGCTCAGCCTCTGGCACGGCGTTCCCCTGACGCTGGCGGTGATCCCCGACGAGGACCCGGCGAGCCTGACCTGGTCGCTGGCCACCTGCCCGCTGGCCACGGTCGCCCAGCACGGCGTCGATCATACCAACCGCCGCGACGGCCAGGCCGCCGGCGAGTTCCCCCACGAGTGGCGGCGCCTACGCGTGGCCACCCAGCTTCGCGCCGGCTGGGCGCGACTGCAGGCCCTGCCCGGCGCGCAGCCGGTCTTCGTGCCCCCGTGGAACGACATCCATCCGGAGCTTCCCGGCGCGCTCGAGGATTGCGGCTATCTCGGCTGGTCCGCGTGGGCCGACGCCGGCGACCGGGGGCCGCTGCCGAGGATCGACGCCCACCTGGACCTGCTGCGCTGGAAGAGCGGCGTGCGGTTCCGGGGCGAGGGCCGGTTCCTGGAGGCCTTCCGCGCGGCGTTGCGGGCGCGCCGGCGCGCCGGCCGCTGGGAGGCGCCCATCGGCCTGCTCACCCACCACCTGGACCATGACGAGGCCGCGTGGGTCTTCCTGGCCGAGTTCCTGGACTGGACCCGCGCTCGCCCCGAGCTCGCCTGGCGAAGCCTGGGCGAACTGCTGGCCGAACAGGCCGGCGCCCGCCACCAGGCGGCCTGA
- a CDS encoding glycosyltransferase family 2 protein, with amino-acid sequence MKLSGLVCAHNEEARLAECLRGLAFCDEVVVVADRCTDRTQEIARQFGAIVIDGIFPLESQRKDAGIAACSGEWIFEVDADELVDPMLAAEVRATIEAPAQGDWFQVPVDNYVGKTLVRNGWGGSFGTSSVARLYRRGVKHWKPHRVHPGVTFEGRFAGGLNTPLRHKVDDDIGDMIDRLNRYTALRAADLADKGEPGTLGDNVFRGFRRFWKCYVGRKGRREGDLGFLIALMAGLYPVISHLRAKEILEARRSAPQEALGTVVRHEAVG; translated from the coding sequence GTGAAACTCTCGGGTCTGGTTTGCGCGCACAATGAAGAGGCCCGTCTGGCGGAATGCCTGCGCGGCCTGGCGTTCTGCGACGAGGTCGTGGTGGTGGCGGACCGCTGCACCGACCGCACGCAGGAGATCGCCCGGCAGTTCGGAGCCATCGTCATCGACGGCATCTTCCCGCTGGAAAGCCAGCGCAAGGACGCCGGGATCGCCGCCTGTTCCGGCGAATGGATCTTCGAGGTCGACGCCGACGAACTGGTCGACCCGATGCTGGCCGCCGAAGTCCGCGCCACCATCGAGGCGCCGGCCCAGGGCGACTGGTTCCAGGTGCCGGTCGACAACTATGTGGGCAAGACGCTGGTGCGGAACGGCTGGGGCGGCTCGTTCGGCACCTCCAGCGTGGCGCGCCTCTATCGCCGTGGCGTGAAGCACTGGAAGCCGCATCGGGTGCACCCGGGCGTCACCTTCGAGGGCCGGTTCGCCGGCGGCCTCAACACGCCCCTGCGCCACAAGGTCGATGACGACATCGGCGACATGATCGACCGGCTGAACCGCTACACCGCGCTGCGCGCCGCCGACCTGGCCGACAAGGGCGAGCCGGGGACGCTCGGGGACAATGTGTTCCGCGGCTTCCGCCGGTTCTGGAAGTGCTACGTCGGCCGCAAGGGCCGGCGGGAGGGCGACCTCGGCTTCCTGATCGCGTTAATGGCCGGGCTCTACCCGGTGATCTCGCACCTGCGGGCCAAGGAGATCCTGGAGGCCCGCCGCAGCGCGCCGCAGGAGGCGCTGGGCACGGTGGTCCGCCACGAGGCGGTCGGCTAG
- a CDS encoding TonB-dependent receptor domain-containing protein: MTAWACGVGALCAAWPAEAASTRQFRIPPKPYSEALIDLALQADVSLLDASACRGTSRAGLNGTYTLDGALQRLLAGAPCSYRIVDPRTVRILPPAPSAAREGPAPAPVPLITELLVTATKRRQAADRLAAAISVLPHDQLEATRATDPGETTGQTAGVTMTNLGPGRDKLLMRGLSDGAFTGRARSTVGTYLDETPINYNAPDPDLRLVDVDRVEVVRGPQGALYGAGSLSGVYRIVTRKPDLETMSAGLGAAYAWTQGGSPSQSVDGYGNLPLIPGRLAIRISGYRETLGGYLDDVNLRRSNVDQTVREGGRVTLRAQLGDNWMADLSGTTQHLKSNDTQYTTSAMRGHQRANRVAEAHDNDFSEAALTVHGALGWADLTSSTAYVRHSYSSQYDASAALDLYSPNGSDLGVYSEATRVEMLVQDLVLTSSREGRFGWLAGLYGAGTVEETPSVLQVRTANGPLTTAYQESRRDRVRELAVYGETSYEWTPGWTVAAGARLFDTRLHATSNVMLPAPYQSRTLERSAGFAGVSPKLSLQWDLGSGELLYALVSEGYRAGGINSSGLAAPGPKQAEFQPDRLRNFELGAKLRAFDGHLAARGAVFYDLWRNIQTDQYRSPSGLAYTANVGDAQIGGVEAELAYAFDLGLSVQANALVSAPRFTRVNPDFASRLAPGLPGTPKVSGGMLAIYRRPLTARMALRLTAEASYVGRSRLTFDMASPTMGDYIKAKLSAGVTGPGWTADLFVSNPANDSGDTFAYGNPFSFGQVRQVTPQRPRTAGLAVTATF, translated from the coding sequence TTGACCGCATGGGCTTGCGGCGTCGGCGCGCTTTGCGCCGCGTGGCCGGCTGAGGCCGCGTCGACCCGTCAGTTCCGAATTCCGCCGAAGCCCTATTCCGAAGCGCTGATCGACCTGGCGTTGCAGGCCGACGTCTCGCTGCTGGACGCCTCCGCGTGCCGCGGAACCAGCCGCGCAGGCCTGAACGGGACCTACACCCTGGACGGCGCGCTGCAGCGGCTGCTCGCCGGCGCGCCGTGCAGCTACCGGATCGTCGATCCGCGCACCGTGCGCATCCTGCCGCCGGCCCCATCCGCGGCGCGGGAGGGCCCCGCCCCGGCCCCGGTCCCGCTGATCACCGAACTGCTGGTCACCGCCACCAAGCGCCGGCAGGCGGCCGACCGGCTGGCGGCGGCGATCAGCGTCCTGCCGCACGACCAGCTGGAAGCCACCCGGGCCACCGACCCGGGCGAGACCACCGGCCAGACCGCCGGGGTGACCATGACCAACCTGGGGCCCGGACGGGACAAGCTGCTGATGCGGGGGCTGTCGGACGGGGCGTTCACCGGCCGCGCGCGCTCGACCGTGGGCACCTACCTCGACGAGACGCCGATCAACTACAACGCGCCCGATCCGGACCTGCGGCTGGTGGACGTCGACCGGGTGGAGGTGGTGCGCGGACCGCAGGGCGCGCTCTACGGGGCGGGCTCGCTGAGCGGCGTCTACCGGATCGTCACCCGCAAGCCGGACCTGGAGACGATGTCCGCCGGCCTCGGCGCCGCCTACGCCTGGACGCAGGGCGGCTCGCCCAGCCAGTCCGTCGACGGCTACGGCAACCTTCCCCTGATCCCCGGCCGCCTCGCGATCCGGATTTCCGGCTACCGGGAGACCCTCGGCGGCTATCTGGACGACGTGAACCTGCGCCGTTCCAACGTCGACCAGACCGTGAGGGAGGGCGGCCGGGTGACGCTCAGGGCCCAGCTGGGCGACAACTGGATGGCGGACCTTTCCGGCACCACCCAGCACCTGAAGTCCAACGACACCCAGTACACCACGTCCGCCATGCGCGGGCACCAGCGCGCCAACCGGGTGGCGGAGGCGCACGACAACGACTTCTCCGAGGCCGCCCTGACGGTCCACGGGGCCCTGGGCTGGGCCGACCTGACGTCGTCCACCGCCTATGTCCGGCACAGCTATTCCAGCCAGTACGACGCCTCCGCCGCGCTCGACCTCTACAGCCCCAACGGATCGGACCTTGGGGTCTATTCGGAAGCGACGCGGGTGGAAATGCTGGTGCAGGACCTCGTCCTGACCTCCTCGCGCGAAGGCCGCTTCGGATGGCTGGCCGGGCTCTACGGCGCCGGCACCGTGGAGGAGACGCCGTCCGTCCTGCAGGTGCGCACGGCCAACGGCCCGCTCACCACCGCCTACCAGGAGTCCCGACGCGACCGGGTGCGCGAATTGGCGGTCTATGGCGAGACCTCGTACGAGTGGACGCCCGGCTGGACGGTGGCCGCGGGGGCCCGGCTGTTCGACACCCGTCTGCACGCCACCTCCAACGTGATGTTGCCGGCGCCGTACCAGTCCCGGACCCTGGAACGCAGCGCAGGCTTCGCGGGCGTCTCCCCGAAGCTGTCGCTGCAATGGGACCTGGGCTCGGGCGAGTTGCTTTATGCCCTGGTGTCGGAAGGCTACCGGGCCGGCGGGATCAATTCCTCGGGTCTGGCGGCGCCTGGACCCAAGCAGGCGGAGTTCCAGCCCGACCGGCTGCGCAATTTCGAGCTGGGCGCCAAGCTGCGGGCGTTCGACGGCCACCTGGCCGCGCGCGGGGCGGTGTTCTACGACCTGTGGCGCAATATCCAGACCGACCAGTACCGGTCGCCCTCGGGCCTGGCCTACACCGCCAACGTCGGCGACGCGCAGATCGGCGGCGTGGAAGCCGAGCTCGCCTACGCCTTCGACCTCGGGCTTTCGGTGCAGGCCAACGCGCTGGTGTCCGCCCCCCGGTTCACCCGCGTGAACCCCGATTTCGCCTCGCGGCTGGCGCCGGGCCTGCCGGGCACGCCGAAGGTCTCCGGCGGGATGCTGGCGATCTATCGCCGCCCGCTGACGGCGCGGATGGCGCTGCGCCTCACCGCCGAGGCGAGCTACGTCGGCCGCTCGCGCCTGACCTTCGACATGGCTTCGCCAACCATGGGCGACTACATCAAGGCCAAGCTGTCCGCAGGGGTGACCGGTCCCGGATGGACCGCGGACCTGTTCGTCTCCAACCCGGCCAACGACTCCGGCGACACCTTCGCCTACGGCAACCCGTTCAGCTTCGGCCAGGTGCGGCAGGTGACCCCCCAGCGGCCCCGGACCGCCGGCCTGGCGGTGACTGCGACGTTCTGA
- a CDS encoding FecR family protein, whose product MSAGRDQDDEARLADASAWIVRLQDPQASDAEAFDAWLSASEANGLAYDRALAVWDEFGAAGPEVLAGLAAAADRIRERGFGWRRGLIAAGGLAAAAAVALAVLPQVAAPPTEQVFATAHGERRTVKLADGSTIDMNAGSRLTVALGRGERRVAMSDGEAVFDVAADARRPFLIAAGDRTVRVVGTQFDVRRRGDELSVTVARGVVEVRPAEGASGAAFRLHPGQRLDHLQGAPDGRVSAAEPQEVFGWRAGRLVYRDQPLSQVVEDLNLQFDRPIRLEDRVLGQTRISGVLVLDNEAAIIRRLALMVPITAVPTDSGVLLKRDGASKR is encoded by the coding sequence ATGAGCGCTGGACGGGATCAGGACGACGAGGCGCGGCTGGCGGACGCCAGCGCCTGGATCGTGCGCCTGCAGGATCCGCAGGCGAGCGACGCCGAGGCCTTCGACGCCTGGCTGAGCGCTTCGGAGGCCAACGGCCTGGCCTATGACCGCGCCTTGGCGGTCTGGGACGAATTCGGCGCCGCGGGGCCCGAGGTGCTGGCCGGCCTGGCCGCCGCCGCCGACCGGATCCGGGAGCGGGGCTTCGGCTGGCGTCGCGGCCTGATCGCGGCCGGGGGGCTGGCGGCCGCGGCCGCGGTGGCGCTGGCGGTGCTGCCGCAGGTGGCGGCGCCGCCGACCGAACAGGTCTTTGCGACAGCGCACGGCGAGCGGCGAACGGTGAAGCTCGCCGACGGCTCGACGATCGACATGAACGCCGGCTCCAGGCTGACGGTGGCGCTGGGACGCGGCGAGCGGCGCGTGGCGATGAGCGACGGCGAAGCGGTGTTCGACGTCGCGGCCGATGCGCGGCGGCCGTTCCTGATCGCGGCCGGCGACCGCACGGTCCGGGTGGTGGGGACGCAGTTCGACGTCCGCCGGCGCGGCGACGAGCTGTCGGTGACCGTGGCCCGCGGCGTGGTCGAGGTCCGGCCCGCCGAAGGCGCTTCGGGCGCCGCCTTCCGCCTGCACCCCGGCCAGCGGCTGGACCACCTCCAGGGCGCCCCGGACGGCCGCGTCAGCGCCGCCGAGCCGCAGGAGGTGTTCGGCTGGCGCGCCGGGCGCCTGGTCTACCGTGACCAGCCGCTCAGCCAGGTGGTCGAAGACCTCAACCTGCAGTTCGACCGGCCGATCCGGCTGGAGGACCGCGTTCTCGGCCAGACCCGGATCTCCGGGGTGCTGGTGCTCGACAACGAGGCCGCGATTATTCGTCGCCTGGCGCTGATGGTGCCAATAACAGCGGTACCCACCGACAGCGGCGTGCTGCTAAAACGCGACGGGGCGTCAAAGCGGTGA
- a CDS encoding RNA polymerase sigma factor: MAEPGRPPHDGADDPLLRAYFEKRANLVRYFAAKAGSAAAAEDLAQDLYLKLAGRRPEPDVQSPTALLYRMATNLMLDKARGERRSAARDTAWRTAMRTSISGEDVAQEPPADEAAASRQRLRQLVAAAEELPPQMRRAFRLHKLEGLSHAQTAQAMGISVKAVEKHISAALKALTRRLAS; the protein is encoded by the coding sequence ATGGCTGAGCCCGGCCGCCCGCCGCACGACGGCGCAGACGACCCGCTGCTGCGGGCCTATTTCGAGAAGCGCGCCAACCTGGTGCGGTACTTCGCGGCCAAGGCCGGCTCGGCGGCGGCGGCGGAGGACCTGGCGCAGGACCTCTACCTGAAGCTGGCGGGGCGCAGACCGGAGCCGGACGTGCAGAGCCCCACGGCCCTGCTCTACCGGATGGCCACCAACCTGATGCTCGACAAGGCGCGCGGCGAGCGGCGCTCGGCGGCCCGTGACACGGCGTGGCGGACGGCCATGCGCACCAGCATCTCCGGCGAGGACGTCGCCCAGGAGCCGCCGGCCGACGAGGCCGCGGCCTCCCGCCAGCGGCTGCGGCAGCTGGTGGCCGCCGCCGAGGAGCTTCCGCCCCAGATGCGGCGGGCGTTCCGCCTGCACAAGCTGGAGGGGCTCAGCCACGCCCAGACGGCCCAGGCGATGGGGATTTCGGTGAAGGCGGTCGAGAAGCACATCAGCGCGGCGCTGAAGGCGCTCACCCGTAGGTTGGCCTCGTGA
- a CDS encoding class I SAM-dependent methyltransferase, whose protein sequence is MAYLRLRRLIELSVLDRPALAAIFPPRGEGASAAPAARWDSLYDQGAYDGLLKSEQRHHHRLLAGLVAERAPGGRVLEVGCGEGAFYQSLRLLKPGRYLGTDISTRAIAAANDRFAGDVAAGAAEFRVADGGPQFTADERFDAVIFADCIEYLGPVLETVRRYGALLAPGGVIGVAQWLALHPLGLWREMKTAVEVLDEAVVSAPWGGAWQVWTCRPKASGHG, encoded by the coding sequence ATGGCCTACCTGCGACTTCGCCGCCTGATCGAGCTCTCGGTGCTCGACCGGCCGGCGCTGGCCGCCATCTTCCCGCCGCGGGGCGAGGGCGCGTCGGCGGCGCCGGCGGCGCGGTGGGACAGCCTGTACGACCAGGGCGCCTACGACGGCCTGCTGAAGAGCGAGCAACGCCACCACCACCGGCTGCTGGCCGGGCTGGTGGCCGAGCGCGCGCCGGGCGGGCGGGTGCTGGAGGTCGGCTGCGGCGAGGGCGCCTTCTACCAGTCGCTGCGGCTGCTGAAGCCGGGCCGCTATCTGGGCACGGACATCTCCACCCGGGCGATCGCGGCGGCGAACGACCGCTTCGCCGGCGACGTGGCCGCCGGCGCGGCGGAGTTCCGGGTGGCCGACGGCGGGCCGCAGTTCACCGCCGACGAGCGGTTCGACGCGGTGATCTTCGCCGACTGCATCGAATACCTCGGCCCGGTGCTGGAGACCGTCCGCCGCTACGGCGCGCTGCTGGCGCCCGGCGGGGTGATCGGGGTCGCGCAGTGGCTGGCGCTGCATCCGCTTGGCCTGTGGCGCGAGATGAAGACCGCCGTCGAGGTGCTGGACGAGGCGGTGGTCAGCGCGCCCTGGGGCGGCGCCTGGCAGGTGTGGACCTGCCGGCCGAAGGCGTCGGGCCATGGCTGA
- a CDS encoding response regulator transcription factor, with protein MTNVLLVEDEREVADLVHDALADAGFEVTVAYNDAEAYQRLAAEARAFAVLVADINLGSGTTGFDVARRARQLNGDLKVVYITGQAAHLSRFGVDDALMFPKPFDPRELADQVSLLVAGVG; from the coding sequence ATGACGAACGTGCTGCTCGTCGAAGACGAACGCGAGGTCGCAGACCTGGTGCACGACGCCCTCGCCGACGCCGGCTTCGAGGTCACGGTCGCCTACAACGACGCCGAAGCCTACCAGCGCCTGGCCGCCGAGGCCCGGGCCTTCGCGGTCCTGGTCGCCGACATCAACCTGGGATCCGGCACCACCGGCTTCGACGTCGCCCGGCGCGCCCGGCAGCTGAACGGCGACTTGAAGGTGGTCTATATCACCGGCCAGGCGGCCCATCTGTCCCGCTTCGGCGTCGACGACGCCCTGATGTTCCCCAAGCCCTTCGACCCGCGCGAACTGGCCGACCAGGTCAGCCTGCTGGTCGCCGGCGTGGGCTAG